In the Telopea speciosissima isolate NSW1024214 ecotype Mountain lineage chromosome 6, Tspe_v1, whole genome shotgun sequence genome, ATGTCGTGAGATTTGATGTCTCGGACAATGGCCGGCCTCGGTCTTGTCATATTACGAATCAGTCTATCATTTTGCTCCCTCCAAATGTGATACACAGAAACGCAAAACGCATGCTTACCAATGTCACCAATATTACCCTCCTAGCTCTGCCTACCCAAGGAGCAACCAACATAATGTTATTATTTAGGGATTGAGAGGAGGAAGACAACCTACAACCTACCTAAGCACATCCTCCCAAATCTGGATTTCCGAAGAACactcaaaaaaaacaaatgattcCGAGTCTCTAAAGAAGCTTTATTCATTTTATTAGTGTTTTGACGTGATTAGGGTGGACCAGGGATGCAAGGAAATTGGCGCACCTAGTTTATTTACACATATATAGACAGCCCTTGAAATGAGGATGAGGATGGGGATGGGGCTGAAGCTGAGGCTAAGGAGTTGCTCGTAAGTTCCATTTTCCAGGGACATCAAAAGTCATACACAGGAATTAAAGATCTAGGTCCACGTGATTATGCGTGCCAATTAATTAGTCTCAACTTGTGTAGTGCcatctttttttcttagttATTACATAATAATACAATATGTGATATGTATATTGTCCCTGTCCCTAGACACGGAGGAAGTACGAAATGATAATCCCACTCtcatgaaagatggaaattcTATCCATAATGATGCTTCCATGTATGTTCCCATCAATATTGAAACCACTCTGGCATTCAGGAAACTGTCTCCCAATCGATATACTGTCCCCAAACGTAGGAAAAGTATGATGGTTGGAGCAAAGGGTTGTTGTGAAGACTTAGACTGAAGTGGTGGAAGACAGCATCGATCGATACGAACCTTAAActgatatatattatatatattatacgaggaggatatatatatatcgtAATTGCGTACGTGCAACTTGTGGAGcagaattttgaagaaaattAATCCTGACGTTCTCCCTTTCTCTGTAATTTGTGTACcccattatttattattaaattttaataattaaaagcttAATAAAATAGATAAGATACGGACCCTATCTTAATAGTATAGTATCGCAACGTGGGAATATAACTTTGTAAGCCTAACAGCTAGAAGTGGTCGATCGGGTTAGAAAAGGACGAGATAAAAAGGAGATATTTTTAGGAATATTTGCTCCCTTTGCATCCAATTCAAcccatctttttccttttaaggaGTTCCcaagtcctctctctctctagcttcAACTAACCCCCACCCTAAGCGATCGGAGCATCGGTCCATCCCTTGAAAAAAAACATTGGAAGAGATAATAATTAATGTATGCTGGGGATAAATATTATTCTCCATCGTCCGATGTCAGCAGTTTAGCTTAGCCTTGTTGGCATGCATGGATGCATGCATGatacccatatatatatatatttttttttcaagcattATTAAGGTGAGGTGGGGAGGTTTTAGTTAGATACCATTCCCTGTCTAAAGGGGTTTTTATatattaaattagatttttttttttgttttattaataTGGAGTGTTTTGATGGATGACCCACATCACCATCCATCTGATCAAAATCGATCGATCGATCATCTATTAATAAAATTGGAGTAGTACTTAATTACTTACTACTCATGCAACAACGAACGAAAGCCTGCTCTCGTAGAAATAGAATTGTGTACAGAGAGAACATTGGAATATATTTCTTTCCCAAGCTAGCTAGAGAATTAGAACTTAAAAGGAAGCGATGCCTTATTGAAGGAATATTATCTGATCTCATCTCATAGCATTAGCTAAGGATGAGCTGAGAGGGGTTCGTTAATTGTACATCGATCTTCAGTCATACTTCATCCCACCACGACCGACCTGGCCTTGCTTTCGATCTCTTTTAAATAGTGGGGGTGGAGTTCCCTATTACCAATGGCTACAACAATATTGCAGAGGACATTCGTCTCCTTCGTCTCCACCATCCAATACTATTTTTGTAGTTACTTTCTTTATCGAAACAACCACCACAAATCATCCTATCAAACAAACACACCCTACATCCATCATCATCAAAAGAAGGATATGCCTAAGGCTCGTCCGCTATCGTTGCAGGTTTGTTTTCTTCATCCCTAACCTAGCTAACAAcattattaaaatttatttatttatttatttattagtttctgtttctttttaattattatgGTATCACATATGGTTAATTGGTTTGAGCTTCAATCAGTaaggttttttttcttaattatttcCAAATCACCCATGTACTGCTTCTACCTCTATTCTATTATCCTGCttgaaaaaaactaaaaattttcTGGTAGAACCAGAGAAagctataaaataaaataaaataaaataaaacaatagaATAGTACGTTATAGGTCCCGTATAATATTGATTGATCCCTAGCCTGCAGCTGCATCATGCATGAGAGTTTAATCCTTGGCCAAATCTATCATAATTAAAGGCCGCCTGCCCTTAATTTTACTGTCAATATGTGCCAACGTCATGAATGTTtaacactatatatatatatgagtcATCAAATCCCACAACGATGATTGAAGGATATGCATATTttcatgttcttcttctttcccctttttatttatttgattgatcCATGGATCTTTAACTTGttcttcctctctccctctctgtctctccccaAATCCCggggaaacaaaaaataaattcaagaCCGTGGAGCTTAAAGTGAGGATGTGTTGCGACGGCTGCGAGAGGGTTGTGAAAAATGCCATACATAAGCTTAGAGGTAAGTAATGGaagatggatggatggatctgttatatttaattatatatattctGGCCTTTAATTAAATTGATGGCACAAACAAATTAATTAATCTAAAAAAATTAAGAGGAGagcaattaaattaaattaagaaggatgcatgcatgcatgcaggGGTTGATTCAGTGGAGGTGGACTTAGAGATGGAGAAGGTGACGGTGACAGGGTATGTGGACCGTAATAAGGTCTTGAAAGCAGTAAGGAGGAGCGGGAAAAGGGCAGAGTTCTGGCCATACCCAGACCCACCTTTGTACTTCACTTCCGCCAACTATTACTTCAAAGACACCACCCATGACTATAAAGAGAGCTACAACTACTGGCGCCATGGTTACAATGTTGCTGACAGGCATGGTCTTATTCCTCCCACTTCCAGAGGCGATGACAAGGTTAGCAACATGTTCAATGACGACAACGTCAACGCCTGCTGTCTCATGTAATTAATTCTACCCACCCACCTTCCCAATCctaccctcttcttcttcttcttcttaattccATGTAAATTAATTACAGTTGTGTGCTTAATTACAACACCTATCTTAATTAAGAAGAGTTGTGTGTAAAGCTATATATGGTTACttcctttgttttccctttcattttatttttttattttatttctttttctttttctttttatttgaggGGAGAGAAAAATAGGAGGACCAAAAGGTCCTGCATTAATCGAATAATGATCACCTCCAATttttccaattcctctaatagggggagtggaccccaccttgggtagtgtttttaggcaggggatagggtggtcatttttgcgcCCCCCgccccccatgtgaggaattggaggaattggaggagacaACGATTCTGCATCGAATCATTATCCCCTccatcccctccaattcgctgccccctccaattcctccaatccctcacatggggcagaaatgaccaccctatcccctgctcgaaaacactgcccaaggtggggtccactcccccctattagaggaattggaggaattggagggaagcAAATCCAAGCCTATGAGAGAACAACCAATCTCTAATTATTCTTCCACAATCCTCCATCAAGGTAATTATATATTATGGAGTGCGGCTCTGGTTCACGTACGAGAACCATCTCACACTCCCCTGAGTTGATCTGATGGAATCCACAAAGTGGGGGTTCACAATGTCGATTCTCTCATACATGAACTTGAACGGACTTCCtaattatgatcctccccagacttTGCAGTGCTTCGAGCCTCATTCATTGGGCACGTCCTTTTTAATCCTCCGTCAAGGTGATTAATAGAGGAAATGTCCTCAATATGATCGAGAACACCTTTGTTGgcttaaaaaattaaatattagaTCCTAATAAAGTATTTTAGAATTTACTTGTCATATTGATTTCAAACACTGGAttgttcctctccatccaaaaaAAGCACTAAGATTGTTCCTCTCCAGTCTCCATCCAAAAGGCACAAGTAGCAGTAGAGTTTATTCCCGCAATCActcgcccttttttttttattatttatttaatcttgTTTAATTATGATCACTAGCTATGCTGAGATAGGGACCTGGGAACATAAAGATACTCATCCGGGCCTAAATgataatcatatatatatatatttatttatttatttcgtaTTTGCATATTTATGTAGGCATATTTTTATGCATGTATGTACATTAATATTGTACGCTGGTGGCCGGGAAATTGACCAGAGATGATTTCCTCACCATATCATCTCCTTGGGTTTGGTGGGGTTCTTCGCTTTCTTCTTTCACTAGATTAAGTCTCTTTGTTTATCAAAGAAAATATTGAAGCATGGCTTACAAGTCTACGCAAACACACCACATTTTtatagggttttttacaattatcacccccaaatctttcatatctactattatcctcccaaaaactttcaaataaCTGTTACCTTCCCCTGTTGAATATTAATAACAAaatgacccccaccgttacaaacctgtaacggagggggttagtagtgatatTATGCTATTGTCACGAATTAtatatgaccaaaatacccttcgtCCAAATCCTTCCTCGTCACTTCCTCTCTTCACTTCATCACTTGCAGCAAACCAGAGGAACAAGAGCATCGCTTCCTTTTCCGACGAACACCTCCTTGTTCCTTGACGACTTCTTTTTCCGGCGAACACCTCTTGCTCCGGCAGCGACCATCTGTGCATATAACTTCTTCTCTGCTCCTCATAAAGACGACGAGGATGTGGCCCTGATATCCTTCCAGAACTTGTCTGTTCACACTGATCCCATTGGCTTCTTGACCGATTGGATTCCTAATTCTCACAATCCTTGCACCTGGAACGGTGTCAACTGCTCTCCCGACGGACGCGTTTCTTCACTCGATCTCACCATACTCACAATTCATCGACGAAACCCAAAACGTGAGGTTCTTGTTGAAGGaaatcaaaagagaagagaagagagaaaccCATCTCCTTATCTTATCCCAAATCCTTTACaacttgttttgtttgtttgttttctgaTTATCAATTATATTTAGTTAGAATCTTTTCTCATCTGTTTAGTTAAACAAATTTGTTGGGTTTCACGTACGCTCTGCGAGTCTCTGGTTCTCTACCATTTATTTTGTGGACTTCTCACAAACAAGTAGTAGGCACTGAATTAAatatctttgtttttcttcatctGGGTCGGTAATGGCGAGCTGGGTCTTGTCAGAATGTGGTGTCAGACCCCTCCCCCGTCTCTGGTGGTGGTTCCAGAGGTAGAGAGTGGAGGTTGAAGGTGAGCGCTCCCTTGAAGGTTCCAGCCATTGATGGAGaggacaaagaagaagagaagatgggctTGAATGGGTTTAATGGGATCGGCGAAGAAGACGATTTCGATCCAAGTAATCCCCCTCCGTTCCTTTTGGCTGACATTCGAACAGCCATGCCTAAACATTGTTGGGTTAAGGATCCATGGCGCTCAATGAGCTATGTTGTTAGAGATGTGGTTGTGGTTCTTGGGTTAGCTGCTGCTGCCGCTTATCTCAACAATTGGCTTGTTTGGCCTCTCTATTGGGTTGCGCAGGGAACCATGTTCTGGGCTCTCTTTGTTCTTGGCCATGATTGGTAAATTAAACCCCATTTCTTCTCAGTTTTTTGTGTAGTGGGTTTTTTATCCATCCCCTGCTTTTAATTTTCACGCTCTTGATGCAATTTGTGTTTGGAATGTTGATGGTACACTGGCCATGGAAGCTTTTCCAACAACCCTCGGTTAAATAGTGTATCCTACCATGGATGGTATGTTCTGTTTAAGattctcttttttcccccaCTATCTTCTTTTGATATGTAAGAATATAGATTTGTGTATTTGACGTAGTAGCAGAGACTTAATGGCTTCATGAGGTCTGACATTTGATGGTATTACATTTTGATGAATGCTGCAGGAGAATTAGCCACAGAACAGATCACCAGAACCATGGGCATGTCGAGAACGATGAATCCTGGCACCCGGTTGGTAACTTTCATTGGTTTTTTTTCGGTTTATTTCTCTTTAGTACTCAATCATCTTTAATTCTGAATCCAAATCTGCTTGAAGGAAGACGATGTTCTTGTTCGCCGGAGAAAGAAGTCGTCACAGAACAAGGAGGTGTTCGCTGGAGAAGGAAGCGATGTTCTTGTTCCTCCCATTTCCTGCAAgtgatgaagtgaagaggaaggatttggaagaagggtattttggtcatataAAATTCGTGACAACAGCACAATATCACTACTAACCCCTTCCGTTACGagtctgtaacggtgggggtcattTTGTTATTAGTATATAATAGGGGAGGATAACAGTTATTTAaaagtttttggggggggtaatagtagatataaAAGATttgggggtggtaattgtaaaaaaccccaTTTTTATGCCATAACTTATAGCACTACATTGAGTATGTTAGAAGACAGGTGTCATAATTAAAGGACCAACGGGGCTGGGTTGGATTAACCCTAGCTAGGTACCCTATGCTCAATCTAGGCCCACAGGTCCGGCTTCGACATCTCATCTCAGGCCCAGCTCTACCGTACTTGCTTAACCTAACCCAATTCCGACTTGAATAACCCTGATTGACTTTGgcctatttttgtcatttcaggGTGTCATGGTTTTTGAGCGGTTATATCTTTTTCGTACAGAGAGAGTAATCGGGTACCAGACTGGTTAGTTAACTTAGCCTGTGCAGAgactaataataaaatttatttttctgagCAGAATTTATCGGCGGACCTTCGACGCATTATTCGTGAGGATAAAGCTGGCTTGCTAGTGTATAGAAAATAattcttggtttttggttttgtgTATGGGTTTTTCAGGGTGCCTTATGTGAGAGAATTATATTGTTCTTCTTGTAGGTTTGGGTTCAAGTGggttatgtcccccccccccccccggtgtAATCAATTTTTGCAttattttctaataaaatttctAGGGGATGGCCCAGGTCCCAGTGaatattcgggtttaaaaaaaaaaatcatggtttttctttttttttttaccatatatATAGGGAGATTGTGTGCTACACAGGCAGTTTCATGCCTTGGAGAAAGGGTATTAtggaaaaacattaaaaatagagatgCATATTAGACATTTTATAGGGGGTGCTACATCAATCTAATTCTTATGAGGAGGTGTCAGCATGTAATTTTGAAATTAGGTTTACATTGTACAGATCTTTTACCTATATATATTAGACAAATACAATGGATTACTTTACAACCacaccttttttctttttctttcgaCTGATTTCTATCAATTCCTTATATTTGCCCTATAATTACATGGTGGACCAATCAAATAGCATTGGCAAACATGATTGTGTTATAGAAAAGTAAAGATTGATTTgcaaaataattattaaaaaaatgaagatcagATTCTTTTCATCCTTGATGAAGTCATCAATCACATTTGACGCCCTATTTGGCTTGGAGAAGAATATTTTGGACCATGAACAAtagaaggaaaacttaatctaAAAAATTAGACACGATAAGAAATGAAAATAGGAATGGTGCCTGGTAAAATAGGACCACGATTAGATCAACCTTTCATCCACTAAGAATCCTAAGCATCTAATGGGTCGTGTTCTCTTTTGAATTGCTTTCCTTAAAGGATAATGAATGCACATGATGTAAAACCAATCATACAATCAATAGACCAAACAAAATGCACACAAAGTTAGTAAGTGTAGACACGAGGTTGACCAAATTCTAGTCTAACTCATCGTTTTGAACAACACCAGAGCAGGGTCGATAGTGTGGTACACAACATCAATTCTAAGAGAACCAGGCCAACAAAGTGTGTGATCGGTTATCATACACATTATTGTCAGTGTAGCGTTCCTATAATGTCGAGGCTCTATATCCATATATGATGCATGCTAGTTAGGTTAATTGGATATAAAAGGTTCTCCTTAGCACGGTGAACCTATATACTTCTCATCACATCCTTGTGTAAGATGATCAAACGGTACAATGACACAATCTTTTTGATATACCCAAAGGTACAAGGCTAAGGGACTATGGTTTCATCAAGGGTCAGTTGTGTGCCTTCGCACTAGGCCCAGGGCTATGCcatggggttatttttggggttAAACTTTACAGTAATTGGCGTACCAACAGTATGTGATAGTGTATACAAAATATGTGATGCCATGTTAACCAAAGTTAGCATACAAAATTATACAATAAAAATCATGTGTTATACAATACAACATATATGTCAAGCACATCAAGAGTCTAACCTAAAACTATCCCCAACGGAGTTACCATTGTGAATACCATAGGCGAATCGCAGGATCACCACGTCATCCTCCACCTCATCAAAGCAGGATGAGATGAATCGAAACATAGAGAGAGTCCTCATCTAGATTAAGTTTTAGGATCCATACAAACAAAAAGTTGACTTCATAACCTATCCGATGGGGAATTGGTCGAACCATCGGTTTGAGAACGGGTTTAAGTAACAATCTGGGGAAGGTGTTGGGCACCTCAGTCTGGCCGGTGAAAACTGATCTCCATAATACTTGGCTAAATTGTATAATTTGTACAAACTACTATACAATGGAAAAAAAGTGCATGTCAAGtaaagacctagggtttggaaacCACATACCCAAAGATTCGGTTACAAAACAAATGTTAATATACTAAATTtaaacaaagcaaacacaaggtACATACCATGAAGAAAACAACATGAAAACCAATGATGATGTATGAGATATTCCTAAACACATGTGACTTAAAGAGAATGAAATCCTAGGTCTATCTTGTAACATGTCAAAATATAAACAAGAGAACAATCATGAATCAGATGGAACACAAGGAGAATAATAAACAATCTCTACCATATGAAAGCACAAAAAAATATGCAAGAATCTATATTTAAACAAGAAAATTATTCATGGAAAGATTATTGCTAACCAACATGTTATCGTAAAACACATAGTCAAATATCTACCATAAAAATCATCATGAAATAAGGGAAAAAACGCGATAAAGCCTAAAGTGCACAAGAACATAAGAAACAAATGTAAAAATCTTTACTAAACTATACAAAAGTAAGATAGAGCATGATTAAGGAATCACTAAAACCTAAACTACATgctaaaaatcaataaaatatggATGTATGACCACTACCTAGAAAGATAGGATCACACAACCCTTGGACATACaaaacaagcaaagaagagggagaaaatgatgtaaataatcaaaagaagaaacttGGATCTTATCTTATTAAAGAACCACGAAAAGACAAGGTTGGAGGCTACTCTTGACTCAGTAGAGAAACTTCAACCCAGTTTCCAACTTGCCTACACATCTAGGATTTCAAAACTCTCAACTCATTAAAGGATGTtaaaaaatcaaccaaaaatcCCTCTCAACGTGAGAGGACTTGTATTTGTAGACTTTAGGAGGTCTTCCACTCCTTTAACACGTTGTAGGATTCCACAACCCATCCCAACCATCCATGTGGGTTGGTTGCTCATCTATTTTGTCAATGAGTGCCAACATTCACAACCAATAGGATTTGAGCAAGTAACCATGTATATCACGTATTAGAGTCACCTTGGGGGTCAAGGAATGAACCTAGAAGGGTTTATGGCCTCTAAGAACGGATTAGGATGCGTCAAAGTGATCAATCCCGAAGAAAACAAGAGTT is a window encoding:
- the LOC122664057 gene encoding heavy metal-associated isoprenylated plant protein 30 is translated as MPKARPLSLQTVELKVRMCCDGCERVVKNAIHKLRGVDSVEVDLEMEKVTVTGYVDRNKVLKAVRRSGKRAEFWPYPDPPLYFTSANYYFKDTTHDYKESYNYWRHGYNVADRHGLIPPTSRGDDKVSNMFNDDNVNACCLM